Proteins found in one Paenibacillus borealis genomic segment:
- a CDS encoding IclR family transcriptional regulator codes for MIMEEPKGHGIQSLELGLDILKKIAGVGKPLTVTEISSLCGISKSKLHRYLTSFSRSGILQKNADLKYTLGIDLILLGIKASEQFDIQSICHPYLIQLKEYLNETAALAIWGEHGPFFIQWEAGNRAVNLGIKTGSQVSVTESAPGKLFAAYLPAERTQHLIDRELSERGIGMDSLTDEIMDIRQKGYCVSTDSVVPGITAVSCPALDINGNIAAALTVVFMTGALDTSATSEFIQLLQQKGSELSRALGYTLK; via the coding sequence ATGATAATGGAAGAGCCAAAGGGTCATGGTATACAGTCTCTTGAACTGGGATTAGATATCCTAAAAAAAATCGCTGGTGTAGGAAAACCCCTTACGGTTACAGAAATATCGTCACTGTGCGGCATTTCCAAGAGTAAATTGCACCGCTATCTTACAAGCTTCTCCCGAAGCGGAATTCTGCAGAAAAATGCGGATCTGAAATATACTTTGGGTATCGACTTAATTCTTCTGGGTATTAAAGCCTCCGAGCAGTTTGATATTCAAAGCATCTGTCATCCCTATCTTATTCAACTAAAAGAATATCTCAATGAAACTGCAGCACTTGCCATTTGGGGAGAACACGGGCCATTCTTCATTCAATGGGAAGCAGGCAACCGGGCAGTTAATCTGGGAATTAAGACAGGTTCACAGGTGAGTGTAACTGAAAGTGCTCCCGGCAAGCTATTTGCTGCTTATCTGCCCGCGGAGAGAACGCAACATCTTATCGATCGTGAGTTAAGTGAACGCGGCATTGGAATGGACTCGTTAACCGATGAGATTATGGATATCCGGCAAAAAGGATACTGTGTATCTACTGACTCCGTGGTCCCTGGCATCACGGCTGTTAGTTGTCCTGCGCTAGACATTAACGGCAATATAGCCGCCGCTCTAACAGTCGTATTCATGACGGGTGCATTAGATACATCAGCAACTTCAGAGTTTATACAATTGCTACAGCAAAAAGGTTCGGAATTGTCCAGAGCATTAGGATATACACTCAAATAA
- a CDS encoding winged helix-turn-helix transcriptional regulator encodes MLTKDEMPFCPVAVTVGLIGNKWKLLIMRNLLARPNRFTELRNTIPGISQKVLTDNLRSMEQDGIIVRTVFAEVPPRVEYSLSEIGNTMRPIIAAMEQWGNGYQETYKDNQAAALAEEIPAD; translated from the coding sequence ATGCTGACTAAAGATGAAATGCCCTTTTGCCCGGTTGCTGTTACAGTAGGATTAATTGGAAACAAGTGGAAACTTCTGATCATGAGAAATCTTTTGGCGAGGCCCAACCGTTTCACTGAACTGCGGAATACCATTCCCGGCATCAGCCAGAAGGTGCTGACGGATAATCTCCGCTCCATGGAACAAGACGGGATTATCGTGAGAACGGTATTTGCTGAAGTCCCTCCGCGGGTCGAATATTCTTTAAGTGAAATAGGGAATACGATGCGGCCCATCATCGCTGCAATGGAGCAATGGGGCAATGGATATCAAGAAACATATAAGGATAATCAGGCAGCAGCATTGGCTGAAGAAATACCTGCGGATTAG
- a CDS encoding protein-ADP-ribose hydrolase, protein MPKLQLQDYASAIRLKEKFKPTLSSPKHKNELVDELLTVFLQESDQAGLSEIPIPYTDKRNLLRGLLNVRKPQAIAAPYQEMLDSLLQAELQERSIIQAEELESVLAQFPDTPFLSAEKLILWQGDITCLDADAIVNAANKYMLGCFQPWHACIDNAIHSAAGPRLREDCNTIMSLQGADESTGEAKITRGYHLPSAYVLHTVGPIVREGSAVQELHRLQLASCYRSCLELANEVTEIRTVAFCAISTGVFGFPKPEAARIAVKTVDEWLVRNPKRFDKIIFNVFSAEDYLEYANVF, encoded by the coding sequence ATGCCCAAATTGCAGCTGCAAGACTATGCTTCAGCTATTCGCCTGAAAGAGAAATTCAAGCCAACACTTAGCTCTCCGAAACATAAAAATGAGCTTGTAGATGAGTTGCTTACTGTATTCCTGCAGGAAAGTGACCAGGCCGGCCTTTCAGAGATTCCTATACCTTATACAGATAAGCGAAACCTGCTGCGGGGACTATTAAATGTCAGGAAACCGCAAGCCATTGCAGCTCCATATCAGGAGATGCTCGATTCACTACTGCAAGCCGAGCTACAGGAACGAAGTATTATTCAGGCCGAAGAGCTTGAATCGGTATTAGCCCAGTTTCCTGATACCCCTTTTCTATCAGCAGAGAAATTGATTCTGTGGCAAGGTGACATCACCTGCTTAGACGCGGATGCAATCGTAAATGCGGCCAATAAATATATGCTGGGCTGCTTCCAGCCTTGGCACGCCTGCATCGATAATGCCATCCATTCCGCGGCCGGTCCCCGGCTCCGGGAAGACTGTAATACGATAATGTCCCTGCAAGGTGCAGATGAAAGTACAGGTGAAGCTAAAATAACAAGGGGATATCATCTGCCTTCGGCTTATGTGCTTCATACCGTCGGACCCATCGTGCGGGAGGGGAGTGCTGTACAAGAGCTTCACAGGCTGCAGCTGGCTTCCTGTTACCGGTCTTGCCTGGAGCTGGCGAATGAAGTTACTGAAATCCGCACAGTCGCCTTCTGCGCAATTTCAACAGGTGTTTTCGGATTTCCTAAGCCTGAAGCTGCCCGGATTGCGGTTAAGACCGTAGATGAATGGCTTGTCCGGAATCCGAAGCGTTTCGATAAAATTATATTTAACGTGTTTAGCGCTGAAGATTACCTGGAGTATGCCAACGTATTCTAA
- a CDS encoding Sir2 silent information regulator family NAD-dependent deacetylase codes for MRSSYKKRLERAKRALEGAEYVLLGGGAGLSAAAGITYSGKRFTEHFEPFINKYGFTDLYTSSFYPFKTEEENWAYWAKHISVNRFEIGATSLYEDLFQLVKEKEYFVISTNVESQFVKAGFPEDKVFEIQGDYSYLQCEKGCHDTLYYNESLVKEMIEHTRDCRIPTELVPKCPVCGGKMDVNLRKNGYFVQDENWYEADRRYTQFLSKSDKGRIVYAELGVGFNTPGIIRYPFERMTYNNDNAALIRFNLEHPEGAPENKFKTIAFTEDMREIVRDLME; via the coding sequence GTGCGTAGTAGTTATAAGAAACGTCTGGAACGGGCCAAAAGAGCGCTTGAAGGAGCCGAATATGTATTATTAGGCGGTGGAGCGGGCTTATCGGCTGCTGCCGGAATTACGTATAGCGGCAAAAGATTTACGGAGCACTTTGAGCCATTTATCAATAAGTATGGCTTCACCGACTTATATACTTCCAGCTTCTATCCCTTCAAGACGGAGGAAGAGAACTGGGCGTATTGGGCCAAGCATATCAGCGTCAACCGCTTTGAAATAGGGGCTACCTCGCTGTATGAAGATTTATTTCAGCTGGTAAAAGAAAAGGAGTACTTTGTAATCTCAACGAATGTGGAAAGCCAGTTTGTTAAAGCTGGGTTTCCGGAAGATAAGGTCTTTGAAATTCAAGGGGATTACAGTTACCTCCAGTGTGAAAAAGGCTGTCATGATACCCTTTATTATAATGAATCGCTTGTTAAAGAAATGATTGAACATACAAGGGATTGCCGTATCCCTACTGAGCTTGTGCCCAAATGTCCTGTGTGCGGCGGGAAGATGGATGTGAATCTGAGGAAAAACGGGTACTTTGTACAGGATGAGAACTGGTATGAGGCCGATCGGCGGTACACCCAATTTCTCAGCAAGTCAGACAAAGGGAGAATCGTTTACGCTGAGCTTGGTGTAGGTTTCAATACACCGGGTATTATCCGGTATCCGTTTGAAAGAATGACGTATAACAATGACAATGCGGCCTTAATCCGTTTCAATCTGGAACACCCTGAAGGTGCGCCCGAAAATAAGTTCAAGACCATTGCTTTTACTGAAGACATGCGGGAGATTGTACGGGACTTAATGGAGTGA
- a CDS encoding zinc-binding alcohol dehydrogenase family protein, with protein MKAVVLEHPCEPQELKVRDVPLPEVKPGWVLVKIKAFGINRSEIFTRQGHSPSVQLPRIIGIECVGEVEDPSDSSWVKGQRVVSLMGGLGRDFDGSYAEYALIPSDQVYPVDIQLDWAELAAIPEMYYTAYASLFDTLKLTHGETLLIRGGTSSVGLAALQLAKSIGARVISTTRNPDKFELLRQSGADHILLDDDSLREKLFAIAPSGANKILELVGTVTLKHSLSLAAEYGVVCVTGILAGEWVMSGFEPMVDVPTNVYLTSFTSTPVKSDLLSDLFQHMEKYELKVPITKVLPLERIHEAHLLMESNTANGKIVIVNNSSE; from the coding sequence ATGAAAGCAGTAGTATTGGAGCACCCCTGCGAACCTCAGGAGCTAAAGGTAAGGGACGTCCCCTTACCCGAAGTGAAACCAGGCTGGGTGCTGGTTAAAATTAAGGCTTTTGGCATCAACCGTTCAGAAATTTTTACAAGACAGGGACATTCTCCTTCCGTTCAGTTGCCGCGGATTATCGGGATTGAATGTGTCGGCGAAGTGGAAGATCCATCAGATAGCAGTTGGGTCAAAGGTCAACGCGTTGTCTCCTTAATGGGCGGGCTTGGACGGGATTTTGACGGCAGCTATGCAGAGTATGCACTTATTCCGTCTGACCAGGTGTATCCGGTCGACATTCAGCTGGACTGGGCAGAGCTGGCTGCCATTCCTGAAATGTACTACACAGCTTATGCTTCCTTATTTGATACGCTAAAATTAACCCATGGAGAGACACTGCTGATTCGCGGGGGCACGAGTTCGGTAGGACTCGCAGCCTTGCAGCTTGCCAAGAGTATAGGCGCAAGAGTGATCTCAACGACCAGAAATCCGGACAAGTTCGAGCTGCTTAGGCAGTCTGGAGCGGATCATATTCTGCTGGACGACGACAGCTTGAGGGAGAAGCTGTTTGCGATTGCCCCAAGTGGTGCAAATAAAATACTGGAGCTGGTGGGAACAGTTACGCTGAAGCATTCTCTTAGCTTGGCCGCTGAATACGGCGTTGTATGTGTCACGGGGATTCTAGCAGGGGAATGGGTCATGAGCGGATTTGAGCCAATGGTGGATGTTCCGACTAACGTGTACCTGACCTCATTCACAAGCACACCTGTTAAGAGTGACTTGCTTTCTGATCTTTTTCAGCATATGGAGAAATATGAGCTCAAGGTCCCTATTACCAAAGTGCTTCCGCTCGAGCGGATTCATGAGGCGCACCTCCTGATGGAGAGCAACACGGCAAACGGTAAAATTGTAATCGTGAATAACAGCTCTGAGTAA